CGCGCCAGGCGAACGGCAGGCCCGTGGCCCGCCGCGGATCGGGGCCGTCCATGAGCTGGAAGTGCAGGTGCGGCTCGCTGGAGTTGCCGGAGTTGCCGCACTCGGCGAGCTGCTGCCCGGCCCGTACGGCATCGCCTTCGCGGACGGTCGCCGAGCCGCGCCGCAGATGCGCGAAGAGAGCGTACGAACCGTCCTCCAGCTCCAGCACGACGTGGTTGCCCACGATCGCGCCGATGCCGGCACCGGCGGCGACCGAGCGGACCATCTGCTCGACGACCATCAGGTACGCCAGTCCGAGGACGGTGTTGCGGGCGCGGTGGTCGCGGTGGGCGGAGCCGGCGACGGTGACGACGCGGCCGGCGGCGGGGGCGAGGACGGGGGCGCCGAACGCGGGGAAGTCCCGGTTGGCGGGGAAAGGCGGCCACCAGCGGAGGGCGGGAGCGGACGCGGCTTCCGGGGCGCCGCCGTCCGCGCGGGCGTTCCCGGGGGCGCGGATGATGTCGATGGCGTAGGTCTGGGCGAGGAAGTGGGTGCCGTGGCTGGGCACCTTGTCCGCGGGGCTGTTGAACGCGCGCCAGCGCCCGGCGACGGGGGAGTGGAGGACGACGGCGCCGGGGAGCGCCCCGTCGGCACCGGGTGCGTCCTGCGCACCGCGCCGCCGCAGGGCCCGTACGGCACCGAGGGCCAGCCGCACGGCGATCTCCGCCATCACGGTGCCCCAGACGGCGACGGCGACCCACAGCACCACGCGCCCGGCGCCGCCCGTCTCGACGCCGGCCAGCGCCGTGCCCACCAGCGCGACGGTGGCCACCACCTGCGCGCAGCGCACCACCCCGACGACCCGTGCCCACCTCACGCGTAATCCCCGCTCATCCTTTGCCGCCTGCCCCTTACCACTGTGCCCTACGGGCGTGGGGCGCCGATTCGCCCCGCGGGCCCGGGGTGGGGAAGCGCGGCGGTGCGGCGGTTCGCTCGGCTAACGCCCCGGGGGTTCCGGGGGGCGTTGGCGCGGCATGGTGGGGCGTAGGCCGGCCGGGGGGAGGGGGGCGCGGGCCTGGGGCTGGGTCTCGGGGCAGCGGGCCCACGCCAGCGACTGCGTCGCCAGCGCCGCCCGGCCGCCGCCGAACGCCACCATCCAGTCCGCCGTCTCGGCCCGTACCAGCTCCGTCACGTCCTCCGTGAAGCGCCGCAGCACCACCAGGCACCGCTCCGCCGCCTCGCTCGCCGTGCCCTCCGTCGGGCCCAGCACCTCCCGCACCGACTCCGACGCCCAGTCGAACTGCAGCGCCTCCAGCCGCCGCTGCACCGCCTGCGCCGTGGCCACGTCGCGCATCCAGCCCGCCGTCACCCCGAAGAAGCGGTCCGCCGCCAGGCACGCCAGCGCCGCGAACAGCGCCACGAACGCCCAGCCGGCGAACCGGTCCGGCACCGTCTCCGTCAGGTCCAGCACCGGCAGCGCCGCGCCCGCCGCCGCGCACACCGCCGCCGAGGCCCGCAGCGCCCGCGCCGCGCGGCGCTTGACGCGGCGGGCGGCCAGGTACGACTCCGCGGTGTGCAGCGCGCCCTCCTCCGCCCACAGGTACAGCTCGTCCAGCCGCTTGGCCGGGTCGCCCCAGTCGCCGAGCGGGAACGGCCGGGCCAGCAGCTCACCGGGCCGCGCCGCGGAGCCGGGGCCGCCGGGGCCGCTCCCGGCACCGTCCGCGCCGCGCCCTCCGCGGCCCGCCCGGCTCCTGCGGCCGAAGAGGCCGCGCCCGCCGCGGCCTTCGCGGGTGGCGCCGGTCGCGGTGCCGGTCGTCCGGGTCTCCTCCGAGTGGTTCATGACGGGTCTCCCTGCTCGTCGTTCGAACTCGTCTGCTTCTGCCGGTTTCCGGCTTGACCTCTGGGTTCTGTGGGCTCTGTGTGACGGACGTGACGTGTGATGACTGGGCAATCGGATGGTGCGCCCGCGGCGGCCTTCCTACCGCCGAACGAGGGGACACGAGCCGAAAATGGCGTTATTTACCCTCGTAAGGAGTGGTTGGCCGGGTATGGGGGCGAAAGCGCCGTCACCCGGACCGGTGGCCCGGGAGCCGACCGTTAGGCTGACCCCGTGAAGGTCCTCGTCATCGGCGGCGGCGCCCGCGAACACGCCCTGTGCCGCGCCCTCTCCCTCGACCCCGGCGTCCGCGAACTGCACTGCGCCCCGGGCAACGCCGGCATCGCCGCCGTCGCCCGGCTGCACGCCGTCGACGTGCTCGACGGCCCCGCCGTCGCCGAACTCGCCGCAGGACTCGGCGCGGACCTCGTCGTCGTCGGCCCGGAGGCGCCCCTCGTCGCCGGTGTCGCCGACGCCGTACGGGCGCGCGGCATCGACTGCTTCGGACCGGGCGCGGAGGCGGCCCGGCTGGAGGGGTCGAAGGCGTTCGCGAAGGACGTGATGGCCGAGGCCGACGTGCCCACCGCCCGCGCCTACGTGTGCACCACCCCCGAGGAGGCCGACACGGCGCTCGACGCCTTCGGCCCGCCGTACGTCGTCAAGGACGACGGCCTCGCGGCCGGCAAGGGCGTCGTGGTCACCGGGGACCTGGAGGAGGCACGCGCGCACGCGCGCGCCTGCACCGCCGCCGGGCAGGTCGTGATCGAGGAGTTCCTCGACGGCCCCGAGGTGTCGCTCTTCGCGGTCACGGACGGTGAGAGCGTCGTACCTCTGTCCCCCGCACAGGACTTCAAGCGCGCGTACGACGGCGACGCAGGACCGAACACCGGCGGCATGGGCGCGTACACGCCGCTGCCGTGGGCCGACCCGAAGCTCGTCGACGAGGTCGTCGAGACCGTGCTCCAGCCGACCGTCGACGAGATGCGCCGCCGCGGCACCCCCTTCGCCGGGCTGCTCTACGCGGGTCTGGCGCTCACCTCGCGCGGCGTACGGGTGGTGGAGTTCAACGCCCGCTTCGGCGACCCCGAGACCCAGGCCGTCCTC
The Streptomyces sp. CNQ-509 DNA segment above includes these coding regions:
- the purD gene encoding phosphoribosylamine--glycine ligase, translated to MKVLVIGGGAREHALCRALSLDPGVRELHCAPGNAGIAAVARLHAVDVLDGPAVAELAAGLGADLVVVGPEAPLVAGVADAVRARGIDCFGPGAEAARLEGSKAFAKDVMAEADVPTARAYVCTTPEEADTALDAFGPPYVVKDDGLAAGKGVVVTGDLEEARAHARACTAAGQVVIEEFLDGPEVSLFAVTDGESVVPLSPAQDFKRAYDGDAGPNTGGMGAYTPLPWADPKLVDEVVETVLQPTVDEMRRRGTPFAGLLYAGLALTSRGVRVVEFNARFGDPETQAVLARLRTPLAGLLRAAAQGRLAAFPPLVWSDDAAVTVVLAAKDYPAKPRTGDVITGLDAVEAEDAPDAYVLHAGTKLDDSGHIVSAGGRVLCVTAVGADLTAARDRAYEAIRRIGLDGAHYRGDIAARAAEAAAG
- a CDS encoding M23 family metallopeptidase, whose amino-acid sequence is MRWARVVGVVRCAQVVATVALVGTALAGVETGGAGRVVLWVAVAVWGTVMAEIAVRLALGAVRALRRRGAQDAPGADGALPGAVVLHSPVAGRWRAFNSPADKVPSHGTHFLAQTYAIDIIRAPGNARADGGAPEAASAPALRWWPPFPANRDFPAFGAPVLAPAAGRVVTVAGSAHRDHRARNTVLGLAYLMVVEQMVRSVAAGAGIGAIVGNHVVLELEDGSYALFAHLRRGSATVREGDAVRAGQQLAECGNSGNSSEPHLHFQLMDGPDPRRATGLPFAWRGVGVPGNGTDFTAAPARTPEADGHEADGPDGDRPGAGGPGASSGDGRAAGPAVN
- a CDS encoding SLATT domain-containing protein; this encodes MNHSEETRTTGTATGATREGRGGRGLFGRRSRAGRGGRGADGAGSGPGGPGSAARPGELLARPFPLGDWGDPAKRLDELYLWAEEGALHTAESYLAARRVKRRAARALRASAAVCAAAGAALPVLDLTETVPDRFAGWAFVALFAALACLAADRFFGVTAGWMRDVATAQAVQRRLEALQFDWASESVREVLGPTEGTASEAAERCLVVLRRFTEDVTELVRAETADWMVAFGGGRAALATQSLAWARCPETQPQARAPLPPAGLRPTMPRQRPPEPPGR